In the genome of Streptomyces sp. V2I9, one region contains:
- a CDS encoding DUF6571 family protein → MDLDALRFGNFSPLGEAITDWEQMVKQLATLKRDAKDNLGVKAAKARWAGENATVTRSFVEKTAAEFADAHTQARTVVRILADTRDELVSFRDELTEVISQAAKKNLTVRDTGDGSFTVTMNIHPDRAAKGTTLPEHSQTEAEGLRDRVQAILRKATRSDTTAAETLRLIVDQAERGFSGADYKDRDSAAEAVAKAEAIAKILKKDPTDVTATELNTVNATLVTYGKDPLFAEKLATSTTPDGLLTFYAGIADPAQGYGADPKRLEQAKLLQKNLGVALGTATLSDSAAMRSWEQKMLELGPEELGTEHASKPRGFAVMSNLMRFGDYDDRFLNEYGEKLVAYDKERNVENMSPWINNWNHGDLNFSSKNDRGRDPMTGFMEALGHNPGAATDFFAQPAGAGSSVDKESELNENFKYLTKERIWLSDAYTMGGDDKFTAGHESLGHALEAATTGYVYDAEPMVSKDPMTPGNRDMRTAETAGVMEQVVFLYGSEDGPKMLHDQSELALSLGKMGAAYIDDIDYSMSGVGDRAKNEETFPPKYQGRADFGEQGALNFLSVIGQDETSHGAVSAAQHLYTLSMLDAHPPSSEANIDKAHDALTTGSEVRGILDHSRVQQAEATYKDNAEEQNKSLGRSGDWVKLGAGAVVGGGIAALPVPGSTGAAIAIAPVAAETIGNAVSTFVGHQVDKGIDKAEEDPTEQAQVTSQRFHSLAIQQQADAYAAYIGPDSEVKAELNRQNWSQQIEYSYFGTGSLQNDYRGRPAYKD, encoded by the coding sequence ATGGACCTCGACGCTCTCCGCTTCGGCAACTTCTCCCCACTCGGTGAGGCGATCACCGACTGGGAGCAGATGGTCAAGCAGCTCGCGACCCTCAAGAGAGACGCCAAGGACAACCTGGGCGTCAAGGCGGCGAAGGCCCGGTGGGCGGGCGAGAACGCCACCGTCACACGCTCCTTCGTGGAGAAGACCGCGGCAGAGTTCGCCGATGCCCACACCCAGGCCCGTACGGTCGTCCGCATCCTCGCCGATACCCGGGACGAGTTGGTCTCCTTCCGTGACGAGCTCACCGAGGTGATCTCGCAGGCCGCCAAGAAGAATCTGACGGTCAGGGACACCGGCGACGGGTCGTTCACCGTCACGATGAACATCCACCCCGACCGTGCCGCCAAGGGCACCACCCTCCCCGAGCACAGCCAGACGGAAGCGGAAGGCCTGCGCGACCGGGTTCAGGCGATCCTGCGGAAGGCCACACGCAGCGACACCACCGCAGCAGAGACGCTGCGGCTCATCGTGGACCAGGCCGAGCGCGGATTCTCAGGCGCCGACTACAAGGACCGGGACTCCGCGGCCGAAGCGGTCGCCAAGGCCGAGGCGATCGCCAAGATCCTCAAGAAGGACCCGACCGACGTCACGGCAACCGAGCTGAACACGGTGAACGCCACGCTCGTCACGTACGGCAAGGACCCCCTGTTCGCGGAGAAACTCGCCACCTCCACGACGCCCGACGGTCTGCTGACGTTCTACGCCGGAATCGCCGACCCGGCGCAAGGCTATGGGGCCGACCCCAAACGGTTGGAACAGGCCAAGCTCCTCCAGAAGAACCTGGGCGTCGCGCTGGGCACGGCCACGCTCTCCGACAGCGCCGCCATGCGGTCCTGGGAGCAGAAGATGCTCGAGCTGGGCCCGGAAGAGCTCGGCACCGAGCACGCGAGCAAACCCCGTGGATTCGCCGTCATGAGCAACCTCATGCGGTTCGGCGACTACGACGACCGGTTCCTCAACGAATACGGCGAGAAGCTCGTGGCGTATGACAAGGAACGCAACGTCGAAAACATGAGCCCGTGGATCAACAACTGGAACCACGGCGACCTGAACTTCTCCAGCAAGAACGACCGGGGCCGCGACCCCATGACCGGGTTCATGGAAGCCCTAGGTCACAACCCTGGCGCCGCGACCGACTTCTTCGCCCAGCCGGCCGGTGCCGGATCGAGTGTCGACAAAGAATCCGAGCTGAACGAGAACTTCAAGTACCTGACGAAGGAACGTATTTGGCTGTCGGATGCCTATACCATGGGTGGCGACGACAAGTTCACCGCTGGTCATGAATCCCTCGGCCACGCCCTGGAGGCGGCCACCACCGGGTACGTCTACGATGCCGAGCCGATGGTCTCCAAGGATCCGATGACCCCCGGCAACCGCGATATGCGCACTGCGGAAACAGCCGGCGTCATGGAGCAGGTCGTTTTCCTGTACGGGAGCGAGGACGGGCCGAAGATGCTGCACGATCAGTCCGAACTCGCGCTGAGTCTCGGCAAGATGGGGGCCGCATACATCGATGACATCGACTACAGCATGTCAGGTGTCGGCGACCGGGCGAAGAACGAGGAAACCTTCCCACCGAAGTATCAGGGGCGGGCCGACTTCGGTGAACAAGGAGCTCTCAATTTCCTCAGCGTGATCGGCCAGGACGAGACCTCGCACGGAGCCGTCTCCGCAGCACAGCATTTGTACACGCTGAGCATGCTGGACGCCCACCCGCCCAGCAGCGAGGCAAACATCGACAAGGCGCATGACGCCCTGACAACCGGCAGTGAGGTGCGAGGCATCCTCGACCACTCTCGCGTACAGCAGGCGGAAGCGACGTACAAGGACAACGCGGAGGAGCAGAACAAGTCGCTGGGCCGCTCCGGTGACTGGGTCAAGCTGGGCGCCGGGGCCGTGGTAGGAGGCGGTATCGCCGCGCTGCCCGTGCCAGGTTCGACCGGAGCGGCCATCGCGATCGCGCCGGTGGCTGCGGAAACGATCGGCAACGCGGTCAGCACCTTCGTCGGGCACCAGGTCGACAAGGGAATCGACAAGGCCGAGGAGGATCCGACAGAGCAGGCACAGGTCACCAGCCAGAGATTTCATTCGCTGGCAATCCAACAGCAGGCCGATGCCTACGCCGCGTACATCGGGCCGGACTCCGAAGTCAAGGCCGAGTTGAATCGCCAAAATTGGTCGCAGCAGATCGAGTACAGCTATTTCGGTACCGGATCTCTACAGAACGACTATCGGGGACGCCCCGCCTACAAGGACTGA
- a CDS encoding DEAD/DEAH box helicase yields the protein MTTTTASHHLSPAFPGRAPWGTAGKLRAWQQGAMERYVQEQPRDFLAVATPGAGKTTFALTLASWLLHHHVVQQITVVAPTEHLKKQWAEAAARIGIKLDPEYSAGPLSKEYHGVAVTYAGVGVRPMLHRNRCEQRKTLVILDEIHHAGDSKSWGEACQEAFDPATRRLALTGTPFRSDTNPIPFVQYEEGNDGIRRSSADYTYGYGNALADGVVRPVIFLSYSGNMRWRTKAGDEIAARLGEPMTKDAIGQAWRTALAPTGEWIPNVLAAADKRLTEVRKGIPDAGGLVIATDQDSARAYAKILKKVTGETPTVVLSDEKAASKKIDRFSADDSRWMVAVRMVSEGVDVPRLAVGVYATTISTPLFFAQAVGRFVRSRRRGETASVFLPTIPMLLDFANEMEVERDHVLDKPKKGGDEENPFSEEDKLLADAERLEDEETEEQLPFEALESDAVFDRVLYDGAEFGMQAHPGSEEEQDYLGIPGLLEPDQVQLLLQKRQSRQIAHSRQKPAEEADLLEKPAEARPVVTHKQLLSLRKQLNTMVSAYTHQSGKPHGVIHNELRRVCGGPPSAEATAHQIQTRIAKVQEWATRMT from the coding sequence GTGACTACTACCACCGCCTCCCACCACCTCTCACCCGCCTTTCCCGGCCGCGCCCCCTGGGGGACCGCCGGCAAGCTGCGAGCCTGGCAGCAGGGCGCCATGGAGAGGTACGTCCAGGAGCAGCCGCGCGACTTCCTCGCCGTCGCGACGCCCGGAGCCGGCAAGACCACGTTCGCGCTGACCCTCGCGTCGTGGCTGCTGCACCACCACGTCGTGCAGCAGATCACCGTCGTCGCCCCCACCGAGCACCTCAAGAAGCAGTGGGCGGAGGCGGCCGCGCGGATAGGGATCAAGCTCGACCCCGAGTACAGCGCCGGTCCGCTGAGCAAGGAGTACCACGGGGTCGCCGTGACGTACGCGGGTGTCGGCGTCCGGCCGATGCTGCACCGCAACCGCTGCGAGCAGCGCAAGACGCTGGTGATCCTCGACGAGATCCACCACGCCGGTGACTCGAAGTCCTGGGGCGAGGCCTGCCAGGAGGCGTTCGACCCGGCGACCCGGCGGCTCGCGCTGACCGGTACGCCGTTCCGCTCGGACACCAACCCGATCCCGTTCGTCCAGTACGAGGAGGGCAACGACGGCATCCGCCGCTCCTCCGCCGACTACACCTACGGCTACGGCAACGCCCTCGCGGACGGCGTGGTCCGCCCGGTGATCTTCCTCAGCTACAGCGGCAACATGCGCTGGCGTACGAAGGCCGGGGACGAGATCGCCGCCCGGCTCGGCGAGCCGATGACCAAGGACGCCATCGGCCAGGCGTGGCGTACCGCGCTCGCTCCCACCGGCGAGTGGATCCCCAACGTGCTCGCCGCGGCCGACAAGCGGCTCACCGAGGTCCGCAAGGGCATTCCCGACGCGGGCGGCCTTGTCATCGCGACGGACCAGGACTCGGCCCGCGCGTACGCCAAGATCCTCAAGAAGGTCACCGGCGAGACGCCGACCGTGGTCCTCTCCGACGAGAAGGCCGCCTCCAAGAAGATCGACCGGTTCAGCGCCGACGATTCGCGCTGGATGGTCGCGGTCCGCATGGTGTCCGAAGGCGTCGACGTGCCCCGCCTCGCCGTCGGCGTGTACGCCACCACCATCTCCACGCCCCTGTTCTTCGCGCAGGCCGTCGGCCGCTTCGTACGCTCCCGCAGGCGCGGCGAGACCGCCTCGGTCTTCCTGCCGACCATTCCGATGCTCCTCGACTTCGCCAACGAGATGGAGGTCGAGCGCGACCACGTCCTCGACAAGCCGAAGAAGGGCGGCGACGAGGAGAACCCGTTCTCCGAGGAGGACAAGCTCCTCGCCGACGCCGAGAGGCTGGAGGACGAGGAGACCGAGGAGCAGCTGCCTTTCGAGGCCCTGGAGTCCGACGCCGTCTTCGACCGGGTGCTGTACGACGGCGCCGAGTTCGGCATGCAGGCCCACCCCGGCTCCGAGGAGGAGCAGGACTACCTCGGCATCCCCGGCCTGCTGGAGCCGGACCAGGTGCAGCTCCTGCTCCAGAAGCGGCAGAGCCGGCAGATCGCGCACAGCCGCCAGAAGCCGGCCGAGGAGGCCGACCTCCTGGAGAAGCCCGCCGAGGCCCGGCCCGTGGTCACGCACAAGCAGCTGCTGAGCCTGCGCAAGCAGCTCAACACGATGGTCTCCGCCTACACGCACCAGAGCGGCAAACCGCACGGCGTGATCCACAACGAACTTCGCCGCGTGTGCGGCGGCCCGCCGAGCGCGGAGGCCACGGCCCACCAGATCCAGACGCGCATCGCCAAGGTCCAGGAATGGGCGACGCGGATGACGTGA
- a CDS encoding xanthine dehydrogenase family protein molybdopterin-binding subunit has protein sequence MSGDAATAANATSTSLPRIDALAGAPGGGPGPDQEPPQQGLGASLRSADTRAKTEGTFPYAADLWAEGLLWAAVLRSPHPHARILSIDTSGAEEMPGVRAVVTHEDVPGDGTYGRHVVDRPVFASDLVRHHGEPIAAVAADHPDTARLAAAAIAVRYEVLEPVTDPEKAFAAEPLHPEGNLIRHIPLRYGDPEATGEVVVEGLYRIGRQDPAPIGAEAGLAVPRPDGGVEIYTASTDPHTDRDLIAACFGLEPDRVKVVVTGVPGATGDREDPGFQIPLGLLALRTGCPVKLAASREESFLGHTHRHPSLLRYRHHADADGRLVKVEAQILLDAGAYADASSESLAAAVAFACGPYVVPHAFIEGWAVRTNNPPSGHVRGEGAMQVCAAYEGQMDKLAAKLGIDPAELRLRNTLSTGDILPTGQTVTCPAPVAELLRAVRDFPLPVLPKDGPEDDWLLPGGPEGAGEPGAVRRGVGYGVGMVHMLGAEGADEVSTATVRVHDGVATVICAAVETGQGFTTLARQIVQEVLGVDEVHVAAVDTDQPPAGPATHGRHTWVSGGAVERAAKMVRTQLLQPLAHKFGMSTELLQIADGKITSYDGVLSTTVAETLDGKELWATAQCRPHPTEPLDEYGQGDAFVGLAFCAVRAVVDVDIELGSVRVVEMAVAQDVGRVLNPAQLATRIEAGITQGIGAALTENLRTAKGLIRHPDLTGYALPTSLDAPDIRIVKLIEERDVVAPFGAKAASAVPVVTAPAAVAAAVRAATGRPVNRLPIRPQAAVATPKG, from the coding sequence GTGAGCGGCGACGCGGCCACCGCGGCCAACGCGACCAGCACCAGCCTGCCCAGGATCGACGCGCTGGCAGGCGCACCGGGCGGGGGCCCCGGCCCCGACCAGGAGCCGCCCCAGCAGGGCCTGGGGGCGTCGCTGCGCTCCGCGGACACCCGTGCCAAGACCGAGGGCACCTTCCCGTACGCCGCCGACCTCTGGGCCGAGGGCCTGCTCTGGGCGGCCGTGCTGCGCTCCCCGCACCCCCACGCGCGCATCCTGTCCATCGACACCTCGGGGGCCGAGGAGATGCCCGGCGTGCGGGCGGTCGTCACCCACGAGGACGTGCCGGGGGACGGCACCTACGGCCGCCACGTCGTGGACCGGCCGGTGTTCGCCTCCGACCTGGTGCGTCACCACGGCGAGCCGATCGCCGCCGTCGCCGCCGACCACCCGGACACCGCCCGGCTGGCCGCCGCCGCCATCGCCGTACGGTACGAGGTGCTGGAGCCGGTCACCGACCCGGAGAAGGCGTTCGCCGCAGAGCCGCTGCACCCCGAGGGCAACCTGATCCGGCACATCCCGCTGCGCTACGGCGACCCGGAGGCGACCGGTGAGGTCGTCGTCGAGGGCCTGTACCGCATCGGCCGCCAGGACCCGGCCCCGATCGGGGCGGAGGCCGGTCTCGCCGTGCCCCGCCCGGACGGCGGCGTGGAGATCTACACCGCCTCCACCGACCCGCACACCGACCGCGACCTGATCGCCGCCTGCTTCGGCCTGGAGCCCGACCGGGTCAAGGTCGTCGTGACCGGGGTGCCCGGCGCGACCGGCGACCGCGAGGATCCGGGCTTCCAGATCCCGCTGGGGCTGCTCGCCCTGCGTACCGGCTGCCCGGTGAAACTGGCCGCGAGCCGCGAGGAGTCCTTCCTCGGCCACACCCACCGCCACCCCTCCCTCCTGCGCTACCGCCACCACGCGGACGCGGACGGCCGGCTGGTCAAGGTGGAGGCGCAGATCCTGCTGGACGCGGGCGCGTACGCGGACGCCTCGTCGGAGTCGCTGGCGGCGGCCGTGGCGTTCGCCTGCGGCCCGTACGTCGTGCCGCACGCCTTCATCGAGGGCTGGGCGGTCCGGACGAACAACCCGCCGTCCGGTCATGTACGCGGCGAGGGCGCGATGCAGGTGTGCGCGGCGTACGAGGGCCAGATGGACAAGCTGGCCGCCAAGCTCGGCATCGACCCGGCCGAACTCCGCCTCCGCAACACCCTGTCCACGGGCGACATCCTGCCCACGGGCCAGACGGTGACCTGCCCGGCCCCGGTGGCCGAACTGCTCCGGGCCGTCCGTGACTTCCCCCTCCCCGTCCTGCCCAAGGACGGTCCGGAGGACGACTGGCTGCTGCCGGGCGGCCCGGAGGGCGCGGGGGAGCCCGGAGCGGTGCGCCGGGGCGTGGGCTACGGCGTGGGCATGGTCCACATGCTCGGCGCCGAGGGCGCGGACGAGGTCTCCACGGCCACGGTCCGGGTCCACGACGGCGTGGCCACGGTGATCTGCGCGGCGGTCGAGACGGGTCAGGGCTTCACCACGCTGGCCCGGCAGATCGTCCAGGAGGTCCTGGGCGTCGACGAGGTCCACGTGGCCGCGGTCGACACCGACCAGCCGCCCGCCGGTCCGGCCACCCACGGCCGGCACACCTGGGTGTCGGGCGGGGCGGTGGAGCGCGCGGCGAAGATGGTCCGCACCCAGCTCCTCCAGCCGCTGGCCCACAAGTTCGGCATGTCCACCGAGCTGCTCCAGATCGCGGACGGCAAGATCACCTCGTACGACGGCGTACTGTCCACGACGGTCGCCGAGACGCTGGACGGCAAGGAACTGTGGGCCACCGCCCAGTGCCGGCCCCACCCCACGGAGCCGCTGGACGAGTACGGCCAGGGCGACGCGTTCGTGGGCCTCGCGTTCTGCGCGGTACGGGCCGTGGTCGACGTCGACATCGAGCTCGGCTCCGTCCGCGTGGTCGAGATGGCGGTCGCCCAGGACGTCGGCCGCGTCCTGAACCCGGCGCAGCTGGCGACCCGTATCGAGGCGGGCATCACCCAGGGCATCGGCGCGGCCCTCACGGAGAACCTCCGCACCGCGAAGGGGCTGATCCGCCACCCCGACCTGACCGGCTACGCACTCCCGACCTCGCTGGACGCCCCGGACATCCGGATCGTGAAGCTGATCGAGGAACGCGACGTGGTGGCCCCCTTCGGCGCCAAAGCCGCCTCCGCCGTCCCGGTCGTCACGGCCCCCGCCGCGGTCGCCGCAGCGGTCCGCGCGGCAACGGGCCGCCCGGTGAACCGGCTCCCGATCAGGCCGCAGGCGGCGGTGGCGACGCCGAAGGGGTGA